TATTTATAGTTATTAAGTTAGTACAACCTCAAGCAGTAATTACATCATATTAAAGCAGCTGCAGTATGTGTGGCCCGGATGCACTGTCTACAttggctgtctctcaccctttttCAACCCTCTTTCAGTAAATATTCTCAGTTGTGGTTATTATGTGTGAGTTTTGATGTTTGAAGTTTAGAActtttagtttcttttcttaatttttgtaATCATAGTGATGCCTCTGTTCCCGGTCTGCACTGGTTAGTATCTATCAATAGTGGTCCAAggaaggaacagtggtgaaccagcgATGGGGCCATGGGCGGCCTAGGATCACTGAGAAATGTGGGGAACAAAGACTGGCATGTGTGGTTCGATTTAACAGATGAGCTACCGTGGCTCAAAGTTCATCCTAGCTCTGATAGAAAGGTATTACAATACTCAGTGGATGGCAGTTTGATGCGCATTGGGTTTTTCCTTAACTTGACAATGACGTTAGTCTACTCACCCAGGCGACTACTAGTTAATCAGTTAATCCAACCCTGCCAACTGCATGtccttggactgtgggaggaacctGGAGaggactagggctgccacaaacgattattttgataatcGACTAGTCACCAATTATTTTtttgattagtcgactaatcagatcatacatccattggacataaaacgtacagcttattgcaccagcatgcatctgctcttatataactatcattagcttacagctttaagcgtttaaggtatgtgctaaataaaaataaagacaagatgatagtcaGGGCATGGCAGTTTGatgcatatgttttttttccccttaacttGACAATGACATTAGTCTGAGGGCTAAAAGTAGAGATTATGAggcatttcatttatttcagtctttttgtgtttgtgatacTCACCAGATGAAACGCGACTACTAGGAGCCAAATATTGTCTTGAAAATTTGTGATCTACACGGGGCTgccatctctgtggtgtttcaCCTTCCTTTGGTTTATGAAGCACATCTGTGTTCTCTCCTGGAGGCTTTGTGACCACCATAGATGTGAGAGGAGTCACAAAACTGTACTTCAGTGACAGCTCCAAAGCCTCCTTCTTTACTTTCTCTTTCTCCGGTCCCGATAACTGAAGCCTGTGccacaaaatattaaataaatatgaacaTTAAGAAAGAATTAAATGTGCACTTGATAACTTCTGCATGTCCTTGGCCCATCTTGAGTGTTTTTAAAGTACTGCTGTATAGGTGGAatttttagaaaatggaaagattagattagattttgtgattctatccatccatccatccattcgcttccgcttatccttttcagggtcgcggggggcgctggagcctatcccagctgtcatagggcgagaggcagggtacaccctggacaggtcgccagtctgtcgcagggctaacacatagggacagacaaccattcgcactcacattcacttgcacattcacacctagtggcaatttggattatccaattaacctatccccacaagttgcatgtctttgggaggaagccggagtacccggagagaacccacgcaaacacggggagaacatgcaaactccacacagaaagaccccggcctgatggtggaattgaactcaggaccttcttgctgtgcggcaacagtgctaaccatttTGTGATTCTAATCATAAAAATTGATAAAACAATAATTTGTGTGTAATATTATCACACAAATGGTGACAACAGTGAGTTCATGTGCCACACTtctttttaaagctggtcctcaTTTCCAGATCAACGGAAAAATTTACTGATACATTCAATAGAATGTAAAATATAGGTTTTTAGGTCATCGGCTACCTGCTAATATGAAACAAATTTTCAAGACAGGTTAGCCTCAAACAGAGCTATGcaatttgaaatgtgttttgtttctgtaatgaatcatttcagtcATGACTTGTTTACTGAACTGTGTTTATGGTAGTTTTCATGATAGAATCTTTTACCATTAGCTACTTTCAGCcactcccttattcacaagctGGTCCACATTTTATGATCGGGCAgctttttatcatcatcatcaccatcatctttatttataaagtactttaaaaacaaccacaggTGACAAAAAGTGCTGACATTAGAACTAAATAATACAATTAGATGAGGTATAAATAAAACCcaaataaaagaaggaaaaaagtaaaataattaattagttagttaataAATGGTTTAATTCAAAGAGAAACTAAGTCTCACTACAGTCAAAAGCCAGCTTTTTATGCAGCTTTTTATGCCAAATACCCCAAGGGATTTGTGACTCCTCTCAGAATCAAACCTGGGGTCTTTGCTCCTTAGAAACGTGTATAAAGCTGGTCAAAATAAGGAAATTACTGTAAATATGTTACCTCAGGGAAATTATTAAATAACTTTGGCCTTTTCTAAAAGCCCAACTTTATTGTACATTTGACCATTAAATAAACTGTTAGGAACAGTCAAATGAGGAAAGATGGCATATATCATACTCACTCTTTGTCTAGTAGCTGCTTAACTGTGAGGTACGCCCAAACCCTCTGGATACGGTCATCAGACACTGTTCCAGTGGATTCCAcggttttatttgatttagagAATATTATTCTTCTATTACTCTGTAACAATTCAAATGCAATGTAATGTCAGTATAGATACAGGGAAAACAGTTTAAGAAAATGACAACTGATGAGTCCTGCAAATCTATTTTTACCGAAATGGCCACAACTTGAGGGGTGAAGGTTTCAATATTGTTATCTGTGATCTCACCGGCCACCACAATCTCAGAACCATTATAATACTGGCTGAAGTTAGTCTGGGTTAGATTGGTCCCACCAACATAGATCATTGTCACGTCTGTTAATAGAGGTGTGGCCACCTCTTCATAGAAACCCTGTTGATATACAATGTGGACATTATACAAActattcttgttttttctttcaatccTCTGCgatttttaaatcacatcaTAAGAGTATTTACTGTATAAGGAAAATTACCTTCAGCTGTAAATCAGCATCAGAGTCTTCATATATCCGCCGTGCCACACCATTATTTTGCAGCGACATTTTCTCAAGGAACTTAAAATCAAcatcaaaaccaaaaccaagACAGTACAGTGGGAATTTGCCTGCAATAGCTTGTCTTACATTTGACTGAATATTCTCCAGGTTTGTCACCCCTGAAAAGATGCAAGATATACCCAGATAGAGTCAGAAATAACAGTCTCaataatgctaaaaaaaaacttgataaaAAAGCTTAAAACATATAACTAAATTAAATACAGTGTTTAATCTAATCCCCTATTTCTTGAAGTATTCTTGCACATTTATGTAAATGTGTGCTTTATTATAACCTGAGGTTGGGTCTCCATCTGTAAGAAGTATCAGAATAGATGCTGAACCTTCTCTGCTATGATCATTCAGCATACGTGCTCCTTGCAACACTGCTTCATTTATATTTGTGGCTGAaattcaacaacaaacaaacaaagtttcAGGCCAGACATTTTTCTGTCAAGTGTTCATATTCCATAATATATATGTTTACTGCAACTCCTCACATCCTCTAGCTTGTATATTGCTTGCAAAGTTTTTGGCGCTTTCCAGGTTTTTGCTGTTGGCCTGAACGAGTTCTCGCTTCCAGTGCAAAATGTTGCCATCAAAAGTGATCAGACCAAAGTGATCATCTTCTGCCAGATCATTCAAAATGTGGATTAATGCAGTCCTAGTCTGGGCAAAaacatgttacatttttaaagtgatttaaacaTATTGCATGTTTTAGAATTATAGAGTGAAAAACCACCACAAAAGTATTGATAAAAAGTTCTTTCCCTTTTCctgatttcatattttttccatatttgtcACAGTTGCATGTTAAAGatcattaatttaattttaacattagacATAGATGACCcaagtaaatgcaaaatgtagtttttaaatgatcatgatttaaattttaaaaaattacctgTACCTGTTTCCATGTGTAAAAGTAATTGCTAACAAATATCAACAAACAACACATCAAGCCCTAAACTAATGAATCTTGAGAACACCTGAGAGACAAAGTTACTGAGATATATCAGTCTGTAAAAGATTATCTGTTTGTGCGTTGAAGCTCAAGCATACTAAAATTATGCCGCACGACAGTGGTCCAAAACACACAAggaagtccacctctgaattactgaaaacagaaatatatgagtaaaacaaataaacaattcaTGTCAGGACTTAAATCCCTTTAGATGCTTTGGCATGGCCTTAAACTGACCGTTGTAAACCCTCAAGTGTGGCTGAaagaattctgcaaagaagaatggtCCACAGCAATGTTAAAGACTCAGTGCAAGTTATCTCAAAGACTTGATCGTCTTTATCAAATCGAATTTAATTACTGGAGTCCAAgataacaaaacaaactggaaaAACGTGAACTAAGCAGGCAGGCCGAACACATGGCAAGAAAGGAGGGAGAATGTGACGCTGAACAGAGGGAaacacagacactaaatacaagagagaaaaaggaCAAAGAGGAAACACCCGAGAAACACAGCTGGCAACTAATGAAGCAGACAAGACGGGAGAGAAGCAAAACAGAACATGACACACAACAACaggagactatcaaagtaaaacaggaagtacagggaaaacacacacacacaggcagataTCCAAAACCAGAAACACTAAGTAAACTCAGGAGCATAAGCATACTAAACTAAGAAATAAACGATTCAGAGAAGATTGAAAAACCTCAACctcaaaacagtaaaaacaaaccacTGGGTCAACGACACAGGTAACCTAACAGGCGATACttttggaaaatgttttttccaaaataaataaattcatcatcatttaaaaacagcattttgtatttacttgggtTGTCAGTATCTAATACTAAAATCACATAAATCTAAAGCACGTTGGTGTGATAAAGATGCAAAAATCAGGGAGGAGGGCAAATATAGGCCCTTCAAAGAATTTACCTGGAGTATTTTTCTGCCACTCATTGAGCCACTCTGATCAATAACAAAGACGACATTTTTTGGCACTCGAGGAAGATCAGATGGAGCAAAGTGATGAACAAAGTATCTGTCAGATTTCTAAGGAGCAGTGAGAAGAAGGTTCGTTGGTCAAAAGATAATTTAAGGagcagaaaaatataatattaattcagcatttctttttctctttgtgtgtacATTGATAATTGACCAGGTTTTACCTTGATGTGTCCTAGTCCATTGTCCCTGTTGACATCATAAATAATAACTAGATCTCCATTCATACCCTGATCACTACAGCTGTCACACATCTTCTGTTGGTCAACTGTTGGATAGAAATACACCCACGCCTGGAAACAGAATGAATTTAATTCTTTAGACtcatgagagacagagaggtcagtgattttaatttctgtttacttgataaaaaaaaaaaaaactgtgtcctTTCCTTCCAAACCTTTGATTGCATTCATCTGAAAGGTGAGAATGTACAAGCTCAATTTCAAAATATTCTGCACAATGTGTAAGATCTTAATataaacaaaactttcagaCAACTTACACTCCATATTAAAGAATAAAGGTCAGCAGCTTAAAATTCAGTTTTCTAACAAGTCTAATTATACTAAAAAATATTTAGGTCTGACTGGTCATAAAAAGAGAAGCGGGGAATTTCAGCAGTAAAGATGGTCTCACCACTTTCTCAAAGACTGTCTAGGAAACTAGACAGTTATAATATGATATATTAAAAGATTCAGAATATAGAGACATATGTTTTTACTCAAGGACCAAATGTTTGAATCAATATTTTATCATTGTCCATTCAGTTGGCACCACATTTAAAATAGACGAGACTTTGTAGTAGCAATCCCTGCATGAGCTCAGGAACACTTGAGAAAACCATTGTCAGCTAATATGGTTTGTTGTTgtatacacaaataaaaaaaaaatcaacaagatTGTGAAacacttatttcttatttaatTTCTTATTTGAATTTCTTATTTCGTATTGAATGTGGACTGACGTGATAAGAAATGCAACTGCCATGTACACATGACATGGTTAACTTGTGTATTTGTACATTTCTGTGTAGCTTCCACCATTTAATCCTTGCCTCTTCCTTCCCTCGCTTCCTCTTCCTGATTTTCAAAGGCATCCTACAACCTATCATCCTATCCTGATAGTATCTATTTTATTGTCTGTTGTGACAGGACTTAGGTTCACTTAATGCTTTACAAAACTGAGATTTCCAATATACGGTACctctttatctgtgtgtgttttagtgatGGCATTAGCGAGGGCTTTGGTGCTCAGGCCTCCTTTCACATCGATGAAACTGAAGCCAGCTTCCTCTTGAATGTGCACGTCCACCTGGTATTAAGTACAGTAAATATAAGATCTAGTCATGGCTTACCTCAGCATTGTTCTCCTAAACAATCACCGAACAGATACCAATAAGACAGTCACCTTGAAGTCACTGACAGGCTGCATGGGTCGAGCATGAATTTGCAGCTCGTACTTGCCACGTGTTCGTTTCATTAATTCCTCATATGTGAGTTCAAAAGTGACCTTTTTGTGAGCAGCCACAGTTACAGAGGTCTTAAATTCCTCCAGAGTCCTTCCTACAGAACTATAGCAGAAACAATAATCATTTCCTTAAATAGAATGTCACAGCAGGTTATTGCTAAAatgagaacattaaaaaaacagaacaaaaaacccccaaagtgGGAAGAGGGGACATCTTCCCACACCCTTGTTTCAAACACCCTGCCTGTGATGGGGGTATCCAGGAGATTTGTGGTGTGCTTTGGCTTTGTCCCAGTTGGTCCTGTTGGACTTTCACCCTTTGGCCCATggatcccccccaaaaaacttgTTTTGCGTGACtgagaattgttttttttatgtcaagTTATGACTGAACTCAAATACCTGACAAGTCCAGCACTTTCACCACGGGACACAGCTTCAGAGTACTGTTGCTGAGCTTGCTCCTTAGCTTTCACAACACCATCATAAACTTGGCCATCGATAAACCTGGAGGACCAAGAGAAGCCCTGGTGTAAATACACACTATTGAGTAtcctgtaatttgtttttcagtatAGAATTCTTTATTTGCAAATGTCTCTGGATGGTTACACATTATTTTAACTTCACACACATTCGAAATTTACTGATGAAGGCATTCTTGGGAATCCGAACATGGAATTCAATTTCCTTTGACTCGTTCATACGATTGGCCACACGGCTTGTGATGACAGTGGTGGCATAACGACTGGTCACTGTGGAGTTTATGTGAAAGCTGTAGATGTCCCAGTCATCCTGAGCAAACACAGgaggcacatttttaaaaaagtggctTAGGTGATCTTATTGGTTGACCAAAGGTCAGAtgtaaaaacagatgaaaaacaatGTGTTGGTGGATGACATCAGTGAAATCTAATTGGTTTAACTGCAGTAACACcccattctttttatttttcctctagTTTTAACTATTACATTCTTTCCCTAAAGAGTTGATTTCCcagaccgactgggaaacagaaGTTTCCAAAGTCAGaataatattacaatatttaagttaaaaaaagaatagaCAATAAATATTTACTTAATGGGACTTggcatttttaaccttaatttagaACTTACCAGTGCCGTTATCAATAGCAAGCTTTAACTATTAAAGTTTGCTCAAATTTCCTTTTGACTTCGACCCAGAGCAAGAATAAAGTAAATATGCAAACAGAGATTGATCAAAATTCCTTCAATTCACAAGACATTATGCGATCTTACTGTATATTAGTTAGCTAAAGACTTTAACCTTTTATTTTTGCCTCCTCAACATCCGTaatgcaaacatgcacacacacacatttttttagattttggATTCTTGAAGTGGTTCTGTGGCCCtttttaagtattattatctTACCTTGTTTGGCAGTGTGGAGGCCAAAGACAGCAGCAGTCCAAAGAGAGTGATTTGCACCACACTTCTCTCCATTATGCCTCCTACCAGAGTGCAATCAAGGCAGCTGAAACTGCCTTTTAAACTCAAACAAGGACAGCACTgctgtgtaaatatttttaatatttaaagagcAAACTCTACTTTCTGTCCTCTTCTGCCA
This DNA window, taken from Astatotilapia calliptera chromosome 5, fAstCal1.2, whole genome shotgun sequence, encodes the following:
- the LOC113022421 gene encoding inter-alpha-trypsin inhibitor heavy chain H3-like is translated as MERSVVQITLFGLLLSLASTLPNKDDWDIYSFHINSTVTSRYATTVITSRVANRMNESKEIEFHVRIPKNAFISKFRMFIDGQVYDGVVKAKEQAQQQYSEAVSRGESAGLVSSVGRTLEEFKTSVTVAAHKKVTFELTYEELMKRTRGKYELQIHARPMQPVSDFKVDVHIQEEAGFSFIDVKGGLSTKALANAITKTHTDKEAWVYFYPTVDQQKMCDSCSDQGMNGDLVIIYDVNRDNGLGHIKKSDRYFVHHFAPSDLPRVPKNVVFVIDQSGSMSGRKILQTRTALIHILNDLAEDDHFGLITFDGNILHWKRELVQANSKNLESAKNFASNIQARGSTNINEAVLQGARMLNDHSREGSASILILLTDGDPTSGVTNLENIQSNVRQAIAGKFPLYCLGFGFDVDFKFLEKMSLQNNGVARRIYEDSDADLQLKGFYEEVATPLLTDVTMIYVGGTNLTQTNFSQYYNGSEIVVAGEITDNNIETFTPQVVAISSNRRIIFSKSNKTVESTGTVSDDRIQRVWAYLTVKQLLDKELQLSGPEKEKVKKEALELSLKYSFVTPLTSMVVTKPPGENTDVLHKPKEGETPQRWQPRVDHKFSRQYLAPSSRVSSGGVIHDNPVWRPISRQLNHHSHLASDVMNKQSIGGYGGYSLSGISNTRTRAVQGILKEKNIGRQVMQQHTPRGERGERGKIGHSGAVMEQHTPRGGRGYLAPVVLPDVQPAVVHLSRDTTTLESTDVPVLHRFLLKAENQTVPLCFDVSGPVRLKLLHYPSRELSVNGELDSVTNGGFSRIFIHVKDSQHVEIDTNWVTVRDGQTVTYYTGQDRITAGSVTVIVRNNEIDVSTGDMRMVIIVHENNGPKILWPVLRQRPSDNNAEGLLAVEAAVYEEVQQAPVRKLKIKNQEADVTGEMVVDYSFASPVTMKCWLTSADSALQRPLFQFVITQL